One Mycobacteroides salmoniphilum DNA segment encodes these proteins:
- a CDS encoding HAMP domain-containing sensor histidine kinase: MRRPSSALFSPLRATSSSVSLRWRVMLLAMSMVAMVVVLMAVASYLLVSTALYRDVDKQLNDRANLLIGSGLLSVDPRRAIEGTAYSADVNAKLIFPGLITFSATQQGQTIPYGAPEQAVTRGELEQSLRTVNHQRVLALRLDNGSTLIMAKSLDPTDTVLRRLGWVLLIVGGVGVAVAAAAGAVVAGTGLRPVARLTDAAERVARTDDLRPIAVTGSDELARLTISFNTMLRALAESRDRQARLVTDAGHELRTPLTSLRTNTELLMAAMQPGAPRLPDEEMEALQLDVIAQIEELSTLVGDLVDLARGDGADIVHEPVDMVEVVEGALERVRRRRNDIEFDVVMQPWQVYGDAAGLSRAVLNLLDNAAKWSPSGTTVSVRLAQVDAAHAELVISDRGPGIPPAERDLVFERFYRATPARGMPGSGLGLAIVKQVVLKHGGAIKVEETESGAVVDGNPAPGTSMHVLLPGRPGPVRSPSMGDTTGRRNSVPNEREISVDSQSPPAAWHPS, translated from the coding sequence ATGCGCAGACCTAGCTCTGCACTGTTCTCTCCGCTGCGGGCAACCAGCTCATCGGTATCGCTGCGTTGGCGGGTGATGCTGCTCGCGATGTCGATGGTGGCGATGGTCGTGGTGCTGATGGCCGTCGCGTCATACCTGTTGGTATCCACTGCGTTGTATCGCGACGTCGACAAGCAGCTCAATGATCGCGCCAACTTGCTCATCGGCAGCGGGCTGCTGTCGGTGGATCCGCGTCGGGCCATCGAGGGCACCGCGTACTCGGCCGATGTCAACGCCAAGTTGATCTTCCCGGGGCTGATCACCTTCTCGGCGACCCAGCAGGGACAGACCATTCCCTACGGCGCACCCGAGCAGGCGGTAACCCGCGGCGAGCTGGAGCAGTCGCTGCGCACCGTCAATCACCAACGCGTGCTTGCTCTTCGGCTCGACAACGGCAGCACGCTGATCATGGCGAAATCGCTCGACCCCACCGATACGGTGCTGCGGCGACTGGGCTGGGTGTTGCTGATCGTCGGCGGAGTGGGTGTCGCGGTGGCGGCCGCGGCCGGCGCAGTGGTCGCCGGTACCGGGTTGCGGCCGGTGGCCAGGCTGACCGACGCCGCTGAACGAGTGGCCCGAACCGACGACCTGCGACCCATTGCCGTCACGGGCAGTGACGAATTGGCGCGACTCACCATCAGTTTCAACACGATGCTGCGTGCCCTGGCAGAGTCGCGAGACCGCCAGGCGCGGTTGGTGACGGATGCGGGCCATGAGCTGCGTACACCGCTGACCTCGCTGCGCACCAATACCGAGCTATTGATGGCCGCCATGCAACCGGGTGCCCCGCGTCTGCCCGACGAGGAGATGGAGGCGCTGCAACTCGATGTGATCGCCCAAATCGAAGAATTGTCCACACTGGTGGGCGATTTGGTTGATCTCGCGCGAGGCGACGGTGCCGACATCGTGCACGAGCCGGTCGACATGGTCGAGGTGGTGGAGGGTGCGCTGGAACGAGTTCGACGCCGCCGCAACGACATCGAATTTGACGTCGTCATGCAGCCGTGGCAGGTCTACGGAGACGCGGCGGGACTGTCACGAGCGGTTCTCAATCTGCTCGACAACGCCGCGAAGTGGAGCCCATCGGGCACCACGGTGTCCGTGCGGCTGGCCCAGGTTGACGCTGCGCACGCCGAGCTGGTGATCTCCGATCGCGGTCCCGGGATCCCGCCCGCCGAACGAGATCTGGTCTTCGAGCGGTTCTATCGCGCCACCCCGGCCCGGGGAATGCCGGGCTCCGGTTTGGGGTTGGCCATCGTGAAACAGGTTGTCCTGAAACATGGTGGCGCCATCAAGGTCGAGGAGACGGAGTCCGGTGCGGTGGTCGACGGTAACCCGGCCCCGGGTACGTCCATGCACGTACTGCTTCCGGGCAGGCCGGGACCGGTCAGGTCGCCAAGTATGGGGGACACGACTGGCCGCCGGAACTCTGTGCCAAACGAGAGGGAGATCTCAGTGGATTCTCAGTCCCCTCCGGCAGCGTGGCACCCGAGCTAG
- a CDS encoding S1C family serine protease produces MTNDPHGSWSYRPSGPYSGQHGHQAPTHHAQAGHQYQGQAYGYPSAPPSPQRPAPQQSPAPRGRRSGGLVVGAVVLALVSGGLGGTVGAVVADRQHRAPVVTGGSTGLTPISPGRSSAAQPVASLPAGSVEQVAAKVLPSVVKLETIMGRSSEEGSGVILSADGLVLTNAHVVQAAGEPGAKTTATIAGGKNSPFTVVGIDPATDIAVIRITGASGLTPVALGSSANLVVGQSVVAIGSPLGLDGTVTTGIVSSLNRPVFTAGQAGNQDTVLDAIQTDAAINPGNSGGALVNLNGELVGINSAIATMGGDSSGETQGGSIGLGFAIPVDQAKRIADQLVASGHATHASLGVRVGNDKEIQGARIVEVVAGGAAEKAGIPNGAVVTKVDNRPVNSADGLVAAVRSKAPGDKVTLTFTDGNGGPEKTADVILGEVAR; encoded by the coding sequence ATGACTAACGACCCCCACGGCAGCTGGTCCTACCGGCCGTCCGGCCCTTACTCCGGACAACACGGGCATCAAGCTCCGACACACCATGCCCAGGCGGGTCACCAGTATCAGGGGCAGGCGTACGGCTACCCGTCTGCGCCGCCGAGCCCGCAGCGCCCCGCTCCGCAGCAGTCTCCAGCGCCGCGGGGCAGGCGCAGCGGCGGGCTCGTGGTGGGTGCTGTCGTTCTGGCTCTGGTCTCCGGTGGTCTGGGCGGGACGGTGGGCGCGGTCGTTGCCGACCGCCAGCACCGGGCACCCGTCGTCACCGGTGGCAGCACCGGCCTGACCCCCATCTCGCCGGGGCGTTCGTCTGCCGCCCAGCCGGTCGCCTCGTTGCCCGCGGGATCCGTAGAACAGGTTGCGGCCAAGGTACTTCCGAGCGTCGTGAAGCTGGAAACGATCATGGGTCGTTCGAGCGAAGAGGGATCTGGGGTAATCCTCTCTGCCGATGGTCTGGTGCTCACCAACGCGCACGTCGTCCAGGCGGCGGGGGAGCCCGGCGCCAAGACCACCGCCACCATCGCGGGCGGCAAGAACTCGCCTTTCACCGTGGTTGGCATCGATCCCGCCACCGACATCGCCGTGATCCGGATCACCGGCGCCTCGGGCCTGACACCCGTCGCACTGGGGTCGTCGGCGAATCTGGTTGTGGGCCAGTCGGTTGTCGCGATCGGTTCGCCGCTGGGCCTGGACGGCACGGTGACCACTGGCATCGTCAGCTCGCTGAATCGCCCGGTGTTCACGGCGGGACAGGCAGGCAATCAGGACACCGTGCTGGACGCGATCCAGACCGATGCCGCCATTAACCCGGGTAACTCCGGTGGCGCGCTGGTCAACTTGAACGGCGAGCTGGTGGGAATCAACTCCGCCATCGCGACCATGGGTGGCGATTCCAGTGGCGAGACGCAGGGCGGATCGATCGGCCTGGGCTTTGCGATTCCGGTCGATCAGGCCAAGCGGATCGCCGATCAGCTGGTCGCCAGCGGCCACGCCACCCACGCCTCCCTGGGGGTGCGGGTTGGCAACGATAAAGAGATCCAGGGAGCCAGGATCGTCGAGGTGGTTGCCGGGGGAGCTGCCGAGAAGGCCGGGATACCCAACGGTGCGGTCGTCACAAAGGTAGACAACCGCCCGGTGAACAGCGCCGACGGTCTTGTGGCGGCGGTGCGCTCCAAGGCGCCGGGAGACAAGGTGACGCTGACGTTTACCGATGGCAACGGTGGGCCGGAGAAGACCGCCGACGTGATACTGGGGGAGGTCGCCCGATGA
- a CDS encoding MogA/MoaB family molybdenum cofactor biosynthesis protein has product MTELEVGPVGRSLVVIVNDRTAHGDQDTSGPLVTELLSEAGIVVDGVVAVEGDLAEIQNAVNMAVIGGVDLVVTVGGTGVTPRDVTPEATAPLLDRELLGIAEAIRSSGLAAGVTEAGLSRGVAGISGSTLVVNIAGTRAAVRDGMATVTPMAIQIIEQLSSLEI; this is encoded by the coding sequence ATGACTGAGCTTGAGGTGGGACCGGTGGGGCGATCTCTGGTCGTCATAGTCAACGACAGGACAGCCCACGGCGACCAGGACACCAGTGGTCCGCTGGTCACCGAGCTGCTCTCGGAGGCGGGAATCGTCGTCGACGGTGTGGTGGCAGTCGAGGGGGACCTGGCCGAGATTCAGAACGCCGTCAATATGGCGGTCATCGGCGGTGTGGACCTGGTGGTGACCGTGGGTGGCACCGGTGTCACCCCACGCGATGTGACTCCCGAGGCCACTGCGCCGCTTCTCGACCGTGAGCTGCTCGGCATCGCCGAGGCCATCCGGTCGTCGGGGCTGGCCGCGGGAGTCACCGAGGCGGGTCTGTCACGCGGAGTGGCGGGTATTTCGGGCAGCACCCTGGTGGTCAACATCGCGGGCACACGCGCCGCGGTGCGCGATGGGATGGCCACGGTGACACCGATGGCGATTCAGATCATCGAGCAGCTATCCAGCCTGGAGATCTGA
- a CDS encoding MspA family porin: protein MKLLSKVSGWARHGLLAVGALVMTLVALFATAATAHAGLDDELTLVDGKGRTLRIQQWDTFLNGVFPLDRNRLTREWFHSGRAVYEVTGPGADAFEGTLELGYQVGYPWSLGVGLNFNYTTPNTSILYGIPNAFGGTPEASYVQTTNLLPSAGINVDLGNGPGIQEVATFSVAIAGPKGAVAVSNAHGTVTDAAGGVLLRPYARLISSAGDSVTTYGETWDMK from the coding sequence ATGAAGCTGTTGAGCAAGGTATCGGGCTGGGCTCGCCACGGTCTGTTGGCGGTTGGCGCCCTAGTCATGACTCTGGTTGCTCTCTTTGCGACGGCGGCGACGGCTCATGCGGGTTTGGATGATGAGCTGACCCTGGTTGATGGCAAGGGACGGACGCTGCGGATTCAGCAGTGGGACACCTTCTTGAACGGTGTGTTCCCGCTGGACCGCAACCGCCTGACGCGTGAGTGGTTCCATTCGGGCCGCGCGGTCTACGAGGTGACCGGTCCGGGTGCCGATGCGTTCGAGGGCACTCTGGAGTTGGGCTATCAGGTGGGTTACCCCTGGTCGCTGGGCGTGGGGCTGAACTTCAACTACACGACGCCGAATACCTCGATTCTTTACGGTATTCCGAACGCCTTCGGTGGCACCCCGGAAGCCTCGTATGTGCAGACCACCAACCTGCTGCCCTCTGCTGGCATCAATGTTGACCTGGGCAACGGCCCCGGTATCCAGGAGGTCGCGACGTTCTCGGTGGCGATCGCGGGCCCCAAGGGTGCGGTCGCGGTCAGTAACGCGCACGGCACGGTGACCGACGCCGCCGGTGGTGTGCTGCTGCGGCCATACGCACGACTGATCAGCTCGGCCGGTGACAGCGTCACCACCTACGGCGAAACCTGGGACATGAAGTAG
- a CDS encoding MspA family porin, which yields MRLMLVVAGVVGLAVIGAGTATAGLDDELTLVDGKGRTLRIQQWDTFLNGVFPLDRNRLTREWFHSGRAAYEVTGPAADTFEGTLELGYQVGYPWSLGVGLNFNYTTPNTSILYGIPNAFGGTPEASYVQTTNLLPSAGINVDLGNGPGIQEVATFSVAIAGPKGAVAVSNAHGTVTGAAGGVLLRPYARLISSAGDSVTTYGETWDMK from the coding sequence ATGCGATTGATGCTCGTCGTCGCCGGTGTGGTTGGCCTGGCGGTCATCGGGGCGGGTACCGCGACGGCGGGTTTGGATGATGAGCTGACCCTGGTTGATGGCAAGGGACGGACGCTGCGGATTCAGCAGTGGGACACCTTCTTGAACGGTGTGTTCCCGCTGGACCGCAACCGCCTGACGCGTGAGTGGTTCCATTCGGGCCGCGCTGCGTATGAGGTGACGGGTCCGGCGGCTGACACGTTTGAAGGCACTCTGGAGTTGGGCTATCAGGTGGGTTACCCCTGGTCGCTGGGCGTGGGGCTGAACTTCAACTACACGACGCCGAATACCTCGATTCTTTACGGTATTCCGAACGCCTTCGGTGGCACCCCGGAAGCCTCGTATGTGCAGACCACCAACCTGCTGCCCTCTGCTGGCATCAATGTTGACCTGGGCAACGGCCCCGGTATCCAGGAGGTCGCGACGTTCTCGGTGGCGATCGCGGGCCCCAAGGGTGCGGTCGCGGTCAGTAACGCGCACGGCACGGTGACCGGCGCCGCCGGTGGTGTGCTGCTGCGGCCATACGCACGACTGATCAGCTCGGCCGGTGACAGCGTCACCACCTACGGCGAAACCTGGGACATGAAATAA
- the mscL gene encoding large-conductance mechanosensitive channel protein MscL, whose amino-acid sequence MLKGFRDFLLRGNVIDLAVAVVIGAAFTAVVTKFSDAIIQPLINRIGTGPDSDHPALRVSIGGGQYLDFNVLITATINFILIAAVVYFVVVLPYNTLKNRLAKSGEDPAAATEAELLVEIRDLLAEQKKAS is encoded by the coding sequence ATGCTCAAAGGATTCAGAGATTTCTTGCTGCGCGGCAACGTCATTGACCTCGCGGTCGCTGTGGTCATCGGCGCGGCCTTCACCGCGGTGGTCACCAAGTTCAGCGACGCCATCATTCAGCCGTTGATCAATCGGATTGGCACCGGTCCCGATTCGGATCATCCTGCGCTCAGAGTCAGCATCGGCGGCGGGCAGTATCTGGACTTCAATGTCTTGATCACCGCAACCATCAACTTCATCCTGATCGCGGCGGTTGTCTACTTCGTGGTCGTCCTGCCCTACAACACGCTCAAGAATCGCCTGGCCAAGTCCGGCGAGGACCCCGCGGCGGCAACCGAAGCAGAGCTACTCGTCGAGATTCGCGACCTGCTGGCCGAGCAGAAGAAGGCGTCCTAG
- a CDS encoding SAF domain-containing protein, which yields MARSPLDPTVLQRISTALRPDWARTALARRLAAAILVLFAAVLAFRPDPASDRTDVVVAVHDLLPGTILTGDDVRLEKRSTTILPEGASTNTGTVVGATLAGPVRRGEMLTDLRVLSPRLAESAAGGDARIVPVPLDDAATLDMIRTGDIVDILTVADHGPGAPDATPPEAAVLATGAVVVLVSPKPATKGVGTQRVVMVALPPQQANRVAAIALVQAVTLTLR from the coding sequence ATGGCTCGTTCGCCCCTCGATCCCACTGTGCTGCAGCGCATATCGACAGCACTTCGCCCCGATTGGGCACGGACAGCGTTGGCCCGGCGGCTCGCCGCGGCGATCTTGGTGCTGTTCGCGGCGGTCTTGGCATTTCGCCCGGACCCGGCCAGCGATCGCACTGACGTGGTGGTGGCCGTCCATGACCTACTGCCCGGCACGATCCTGACCGGCGACGACGTCCGACTTGAAAAGCGTTCCACGACAATTCTTCCCGAGGGGGCCAGCACCAATACCGGAACCGTCGTGGGAGCGACGCTGGCCGGGCCGGTTCGTCGCGGGGAAATGCTGACCGATTTACGGGTATTGAGCCCGCGATTGGCCGAGTCGGCGGCCGGCGGGGACGCGCGCATCGTCCCGGTACCACTGGACGACGCCGCGACCCTCGACATGATCCGCACCGGAGATATCGTCGACATCCTCACCGTGGCCGACCACGGACCGGGTGCGCCAGACGCCACACCACCCGAGGCCGCCGTGCTGGCTACCGGAGCCGTGGTCGTGTTGGTGTCGCCGAAACCTGCCACCAAAGGCGTTGGGACGCAGCGGGTGGTAATGGTCGCATTGCCGCCACAGCAGGCAAATCGCGTCGCCGCGATCGCGCTAGTGCAGGCGGTAACGCTGACCTTGCGTTAG
- a CDS encoding FmdB family zinc ribbon protein, which yields MPTYSYACADCGDKFDIVQAFTDDALTVCQKCSGKLRKLFNSVGIVFKGSGFYRTDSRSGSVDAAAKSDSGAKSESKSSSSETSASSSSSTSSSSGSTSTATASAAAS from the coding sequence ATGCCCACCTATTCCTATGCATGTGCCGACTGTGGCGACAAGTTCGACATCGTCCAGGCGTTCACTGACGATGCGCTGACCGTGTGCCAAAAGTGCTCGGGCAAGCTGCGCAAGCTGTTCAACTCGGTGGGCATCGTGTTCAAGGGCAGCGGCTTCTACCGCACCGACAGCCGTTCCGGCAGCGTGGACGCCGCCGCGAAGAGTGATTCCGGCGCCAAGAGTGAATCCAAGTCCTCGTCGTCCGAGACTTCTGCGAGCAGCTCGTCGTCGACATCGAGCTCCTCCGGCTCGACGTCCACTGCCACCGCGTCCGCCGCCGCCAGCTGA
- a CDS encoding 5-formyltetrahydrofolate cyclo-ligase, whose product MKNALRQQIVQARRAMSRADREIQNDALTAHVVTAASGLSVVAAYVPVGSEPGSVEMLDALIARGVQVLLPVARNDETGTPAALTWGQYRPGGLVDAPFGLREPAPPVFGPATLADAELVLIPALAVDKRGNRLGRGAGYYDRSLGFAAPSIALISPLYTGEVLDDIPAGPHDVPVTHALTADGLVTLG is encoded by the coding sequence ATCAAGAACGCCCTGCGGCAACAGATTGTGCAGGCACGACGGGCGATGTCGCGTGCCGACCGCGAAATACAGAACGATGCGCTCACCGCGCATGTCGTGACGGCGGCCTCGGGGCTTTCGGTGGTGGCCGCCTATGTGCCGGTGGGATCTGAGCCCGGGTCGGTGGAGATGCTCGACGCCCTGATAGCCCGCGGCGTCCAGGTTCTGCTGCCGGTCGCACGCAACGACGAGACCGGGACTCCGGCGGCGCTGACCTGGGGCCAGTACCGACCGGGAGGTCTGGTGGACGCCCCCTTTGGCCTGCGAGAACCGGCACCGCCGGTGTTCGGTCCGGCCACCCTCGCCGACGCCGAGTTGGTGTTGATCCCGGCACTTGCCGTGGATAAGCGAGGCAACCGACTGGGCCGAGGTGCTGGGTACTACGACCGATCATTGGGGTTCGCCGCGCCCTCGATCGCCCTGATTTCGCCGCTGTACACCGGCGAGGTGCTCGACGACATTCCGGCAGGCCCACACGATGTGCCGGTAACTCACGCGCTGACCGCCGACGGATTGGTCACACTCGGCTGA
- a CDS encoding UTP--glucose-1-phosphate uridylyltransferase translates to MTAPDVSIPRTAVVPAAGLGTRFLPATKTVPKELLPVVDTPGIELVAEEAAEAGAERLVIVTSEGKDGVVAHFVEDLVLEGTLEDRGKHAMLAKVRRAPGLIKVQSVVQAEPLGLGHAVGCVESVLDDDEDAIAVLLPDDLVWPRGVLVTMAKVRAKRGGSVLCAIEVPPEEISSYGAFDVEIVPDAANPNVLRVKGMVEKPKVEDAPSNYAAAGRYLLDRVIFDALKRIPRGAGGELQLTDAIALLIDEGHPVHVVVHRGSRHDLGNPGGYLKAAVDFALDRDDYGPGLRKWLVERLGQGPTTLPDSE, encoded by the coding sequence ATGACGGCCCCTGACGTGTCCATCCCGCGCACCGCCGTGGTGCCCGCTGCAGGTCTGGGCACCCGGTTTCTACCGGCCACCAAGACCGTGCCCAAGGAACTACTGCCGGTGGTCGACACCCCGGGGATCGAGCTGGTGGCTGAGGAAGCCGCCGAGGCCGGCGCCGAACGTCTGGTGATCGTCACATCGGAGGGCAAGGACGGCGTCGTCGCGCATTTCGTTGAGGACTTGGTGCTTGAGGGCACGCTCGAGGACCGCGGGAAGCACGCCATGCTCGCGAAAGTGCGCCGAGCGCCCGGCCTCATCAAGGTGCAGTCGGTGGTTCAGGCCGAGCCGCTTGGCCTCGGACACGCCGTGGGCTGCGTGGAGTCGGTTCTTGACGACGATGAGGACGCCATCGCGGTGCTGCTGCCCGATGACCTGGTGTGGCCGCGGGGAGTGTTGGTGACGATGGCCAAGGTCCGGGCCAAGCGTGGCGGCTCTGTGCTCTGCGCCATCGAGGTGCCGCCCGAGGAGATCAGTTCCTACGGCGCGTTTGACGTCGAGATTGTTCCGGATGCTGCCAACCCAAATGTGTTGCGCGTCAAGGGGATGGTGGAGAAGCCGAAGGTCGAGGATGCCCCGTCGAACTACGCGGCGGCCGGACGCTACCTGCTGGACCGGGTGATTTTCGACGCGCTCAAGCGGATCCCGCGGGGTGCGGGCGGCGAGCTACAGCTCACCGATGCCATCGCGCTGTTGATCGATGAGGGACATCCGGTGCACGTCGTCGTGCACCGCGGATCCCGACACGACCTGGGAAATCCCGGCGGCTATCTCAAGGCTGCTGTTGACTTTGCGTTGGACCGCGACGATTACGGTCCGGGCTTGCGGAAGTGGCTGGTCGAACGGCTGGGTCAGGGGCCGACCACGCTGCCGGATTCGGAGTAA
- the glp gene encoding gephyrin-like molybdotransferase Glp — protein MRSVEEQQAKVTAAAVAPRPVRVAIAESQGLLCAEEVVTVRPLPGFDQAAIDGYAVRSVDVQAAGGVVRVISPGEGGSPDEEDDVEESSGEIGTVELPVVGTVRVGERTPTRLQPRQAVRVQTGAPMPTLADAVLPLRWSEGGESRVKVLRAVRSGDYVRRTGDDVQPGDVAVRAGTIIGAAQVGLLAAVGRDRVLVHPRPRLSVISVGGELVDVDRTPGNGQVYDVNSYALAAAARDAGADVNRVGIISADPAAFREVLEGQLNRAEVVVVSGAVGGAAAEGIREALSALGDMEVGRVAMHPGSVQGFGQLGRDAVPTFLLPANPVGALVVFEVMVRPLIRLALGRRHAQRRIVRARTVSPITSIAGRKGFLRGQLMRDQDTGEYLVQILGAPGASSHLLATLAEANCLVIVPAEVEQVRTGEIVEVAFLAQRG, from the coding sequence GTGCGTTCGGTCGAGGAGCAGCAGGCCAAAGTGACGGCGGCTGCGGTCGCGCCGCGCCCGGTTCGGGTGGCGATCGCCGAGTCCCAGGGTTTGTTGTGCGCCGAGGAAGTGGTGACCGTTCGGCCGTTGCCCGGGTTCGACCAGGCCGCCATTGACGGATATGCCGTGCGCAGCGTAGACGTGCAGGCCGCCGGTGGCGTGGTGCGCGTGATCAGCCCGGGTGAGGGCGGTAGTCCGGACGAGGAAGACGACGTCGAGGAATCCAGCGGCGAGATCGGAACGGTCGAGCTACCCGTTGTCGGCACGGTGCGGGTAGGGGAGCGCACGCCCACCCGGCTGCAACCCCGTCAGGCGGTGCGGGTGCAGACCGGCGCTCCGATGCCTACCTTGGCGGACGCGGTCCTGCCGTTGCGCTGGTCCGAGGGCGGCGAGTCGCGGGTCAAGGTGCTGCGCGCGGTGCGTTCGGGTGACTACGTGCGGCGCACCGGTGATGACGTGCAACCCGGTGATGTCGCCGTGCGTGCGGGCACCATCATCGGCGCAGCCCAGGTCGGGCTGCTGGCTGCGGTGGGACGCGATCGGGTGCTGGTGCATCCGAGACCTCGGCTGTCGGTGATCAGTGTGGGTGGCGAGCTTGTCGACGTGGACCGCACGCCGGGGAACGGTCAGGTGTACGACGTGAACTCCTATGCGCTGGCGGCCGCGGCCCGCGATGCGGGCGCCGATGTGAACCGGGTTGGCATCATCAGCGCGGATCCCGCCGCATTCCGCGAGGTGCTTGAGGGGCAGCTGAACCGGGCAGAGGTCGTCGTGGTCTCCGGTGCTGTCGGTGGTGCCGCTGCCGAGGGGATTCGCGAGGCTCTTTCGGCGCTGGGCGATATGGAGGTTGGGCGAGTTGCCATGCATCCGGGCTCGGTGCAGGGCTTCGGTCAGCTGGGCCGTGACGCGGTGCCGACCTTCCTGCTGCCCGCGAACCCGGTCGGTGCCTTGGTGGTCTTCGAGGTGATGGTGCGGCCGCTGATCCGGTTGGCCCTGGGGCGCCGGCACGCGCAGCGCCGAATTGTGCGGGCGCGCACCGTGTCTCCTATTACCTCTATTGCTGGACGCAAAGGTTTTCTGCGCGGTCAGCTGATGCGTGATCAGGACACCGGAGAGTATCTGGTGCAGATTCTGGGTGCGCCGGGTGCGTCCTCGCACCTTCTTGCGACGCTCGCCGAGGCGAATTGCCTCGTGATCGTGCCCGCCGAAGTGGAACAAGTCCGTACCGGGGAGATCGTCGAGGTCGCGTTCCTGGCGCAGCGCGGATGA
- a CDS encoding GNAT family N-acetyltransferase gives MSVWRQESAHPGWPMSLGKLRVPAGVVSVRPIRLRDGMAWSRARLADQSHLQPWEPSSEVDWMARHGVSSWPALCSGLRAEARKGRMIPCAIELNGHFVGQLTIGNIAHGALRSAWIGYWVVSTVTRQGVATAALALGLDHCFGPVTLHRVEATVRPENGASRAVLSKVGFREEGLLRRYLDVDGAWRDHLLVAMTVEEVRGSVAAMLVRSGNATWV, from the coding sequence ATGAGCGTCTGGCGTCAGGAGAGTGCTCATCCCGGTTGGCCGATGTCGCTCGGGAAACTGCGGGTGCCTGCCGGGGTGGTCTCTGTGCGGCCCATCCGATTGCGGGATGGAATGGCGTGGAGCCGGGCGCGGCTGGCCGACCAGTCCCATCTGCAACCGTGGGAACCGTCCTCGGAGGTCGATTGGATGGCGCGCCACGGCGTGTCGTCGTGGCCCGCACTGTGTTCGGGTCTGCGGGCCGAGGCCCGTAAGGGGCGGATGATTCCGTGCGCGATCGAACTGAATGGTCATTTCGTCGGGCAGCTGACGATCGGCAACATCGCGCACGGCGCGCTGCGTTCGGCGTGGATCGGGTACTGGGTGGTCAGCACGGTGACCCGGCAAGGAGTGGCGACCGCGGCACTCGCGCTGGGGCTCGATCACTGTTTCGGGCCCGTCACCCTGCACCGGGTGGAGGCAACGGTGCGACCGGAAAACGGGGCCAGCCGTGCGGTGCTGTCGAAGGTGGGCTTTCGCGAGGAGGGGCTGCTCAGGCGGTACCTCGACGTTGACGGCGCCTGGCGTGATCACCTCTTGGTGGCGATGACGGTCGAAGAGGTGCGAGGTTCGGTGGCCGCGATGCTGGTGCGTTCCGGAAACGCCACCTGGGTCTGA
- the glpR gene encoding gephyrin-like molybdotransferase receptor GlpR — MPSIPQSVLWIGLVVLWLFVLVPMLINKRDVVKRTSDVALATRVLNGKAAKLLRRTGPAAGHRSDPDFRREDIDELEDEDDEDSTGVIASAPTEEDKDAAQAVKAMAVRKVRPEKIESDDPVDVDVVDEDATALPAGEAALSDDLEDLEEAPVADADSGTYEYVDDTSGLTIPAESTRERHQAPPMYSSSRRRRFDPDTMAKENARKFAFRKRVLIGLVAAVSIAGVVAATATSTAWWACGALAVMAALYLGYLRRQTRIEEQLRRRRAARYQRARVVGVENVADRELDVVPQRLRRPGAAVLEIDDEDPVFEHLDYYDEPRRYRMPHAVGQ, encoded by the coding sequence ATGCCGAGCATCCCCCAATCGGTGTTGTGGATCGGACTGGTCGTGCTGTGGCTGTTCGTCCTGGTGCCGATGCTGATCAACAAGCGTGACGTGGTGAAGCGCACGAGTGACGTCGCCCTGGCGACGCGGGTCCTCAACGGAAAAGCCGCCAAGCTGCTGCGCCGCACCGGCCCCGCTGCCGGTCACCGGAGCGATCCAGACTTCCGTCGTGAAGACATCGACGAACTCGAGGATGAGGACGACGAAGACTCGACCGGAGTGATCGCGAGTGCGCCCACCGAGGAAGACAAGGACGCCGCGCAGGCCGTGAAGGCCATGGCGGTGCGCAAGGTTCGTCCCGAGAAGATCGAGAGCGACGACCCCGTCGACGTCGATGTCGTCGACGAAGATGCGACCGCATTGCCGGCCGGTGAGGCCGCGCTGTCCGATGACCTCGAGGATTTGGAGGAGGCGCCCGTCGCCGACGCCGATTCGGGCACCTACGAGTATGTCGACGACACCTCAGGTCTGACCATTCCCGCCGAATCGACGCGGGAACGGCACCAGGCGCCGCCGATGTACAGCTCGTCGCGTCGCCGCCGGTTTGACCCCGACACCATGGCCAAGGAGAACGCGCGCAAGTTCGCGTTCCGCAAGCGTGTGCTGATCGGTCTGGTCGCGGCCGTGAGCATCGCCGGTGTGGTGGCCGCGACGGCAACCAGCACTGCGTGGTGGGCATGCGGCGCGCTGGCCGTGATGGCGGCGCTATACCTGGGCTATCTGCGCCGTCAGACCCGCATCGAGGAGCAGCTGCGTCGTCGTCGTGCGGCGCGGTACCAGCGAGCGCGTGTGGTCGGGGTGGAGAACGTCGCGGACCGCGAGCTCGATGTGGTTCCGCAGCGCCTGCGCCGTCCAGGAGCGGCCGTCCTCGAAATCGACGACGAGGACCCGGTTTTCGAGCACCTGGATTACTACGACGAGCCGCGGCGGTACCGCATGCCGCATGCTGTGGGCCAGTAG